One window of the candidate division WOR-3 bacterium genome contains the following:
- a CDS encoding type II toxin-antitoxin system HicB family antitoxin, producing the protein MLIEYIEAALKKAHYEIINDRERYYGEIPGFKGLWATGKTLEQCRKNLREVLEGWILLSIQKRLPLPKLGKLVVKPLECVKTR; encoded by the coding sequence ATGTTAATTGAATATATTGAAGCGGCATTAAAAAAAGCACATTATGAAATAATTAATGACAGAGAGCGTTATTATGGTGAGATCCCCGGATTCAAGGGATTATGGGCTACAGGTAAGACCCTGGAACAATGTCGTAAGAATCTGAGGGAGGTTTTAGAAGGGTGGATTCTGTTGAGTATTCAGAAAAGACTCCCTCTGCCAAAACTTGGTAAACTTGTGGTAAAGCCTTTAGAATGTGTCAAAACTCGTTAA
- a CDS encoding UDP-2,3-diacylglucosamine diphosphatase has protein sequence MHIFISDAHIRTDNSYRAKMLLAFLREFESKISSLFILGDMFEFWFEYNIVFPKHYFKTLASLYNLIQNKKPVHYILGNHEVTIGNFFKNFGFIIHKNSALLDIDGKKVFLCHGHRLDRRIWTVLWEHILNSRINHKLYTLLHPDIGVFLAQGIAYLSRKQRRSPNAARLLENYARTQLQNCDIVFLGHSHIPVFKKFPHNKYYVNTGDWIDHFSYGVIDRGKVSLEYYKHRV, from the coding sequence ATGCATATCTTTATCAGCGACGCCCACATCAGAACCGACAACAGCTATCGGGCGAAGATGCTCCTTGCGTTTTTGCGTGAATTCGAATCAAAGATTTCCAGTCTCTTTATTCTCGGTGATATGTTTGAATTCTGGTTTGAATACAACATCGTATTTCCGAAACATTACTTCAAAACACTCGCCTCATTATATAATTTGATCCAAAATAAAAAGCCGGTCCACTACATACTGGGAAATCATGAAGTGACGATCGGTAATTTCTTCAAAAATTTCGGTTTTATAATCCATAAAAATTCGGCGCTTCTCGATATTGATGGCAAAAAGGTCTTTCTCTGCCATGGCCATCGGCTCGACCGCAGGATATGGACGGTTCTCTGGGAACATATCCTGAATTCCAGAATCAATCATAAACTGTACACTCTTCTGCATCCTGACATCGGGGTCTTCCTTGCCCAGGGCATCGCGTATCTCTCACGGAAGCAGCGCCGCAGTCCGAATGCCGCCCGCTTGCTTGAAAACTACGCCCGGACGCAACTGCAAAATTGTGATATCGTCTTCCTCGGCCATTCCCATATCCCCGTCTTTAAAAAATTTCCTCATAATAAATATTACGTGAACACCGGTGACTGGATCGACCACTTTTCCTACGGCGTAATCGATAGAGGAAAAGTTTCCCTGGAATATTACAAACATAGAGTTTAA
- a CDS encoding DUF2948 family protein, whose translation MKVIIDSVEKLNCVARYIHDAMFEIDKVIFKEQNKFFGLEVIRVLYEEAVVRKKTFLYKIMSAPKLRSSLSFKCVNKMKLNSTEPTDFINKIKYDSRNQQIKFSCVKGTKICLDVERMEGKFDDIEKISEGRHKFTVLFWGLEIENW comes from the coding sequence ATGAAGGTAATAATAGATTCCGTGGAAAAGTTAAATTGTGTTGCTCGTTATATTCATGACGCTATGTTTGAGATAGATAAAGTTATATTTAAAGAACAAAATAAATTTTTTGGTTTAGAGGTAATACGTGTATTATATGAAGAAGCCGTAGTGCGTAAAAAAACATTTCTTTACAAAATTATGTCGGCGCCGAAACTTAGATCTTCACTTAGCTTCAAATGTGTTAATAAGATGAAGTTAAATTCTACCGAACCAACTGACTTTATAAATAAAATCAAATACGATTCAAGGAATCAACAGATTAAATTTAGTTGCGTTAAAGGAACGAAAATTTGTTTGGATGTAGAAAGAATGGAAGGAAAATTTGATGATATTGAAAAAATTTCTGAGGGACGGCATAAATTTACCGTCCTTTTTTGGGGTCTGGAAATTGAAAATTGGTGA
- a CDS encoding type II toxin-antitoxin system HicA family toxin: MSKLTPVSRTVLIKRLRKFGFKGPYQGGKHQFMIKKDIRLTLPNPHRKEIGIDLLNRILKQAGIPKNKWTNFQ; encoded by the coding sequence TTGTCGAAATTAACGCCAGTTTCACGGACGGTTTTAATAAAACGATTGCGTAAATTCGGGTTTAAAGGCCCATATCAGGGTGGTAAACACCAATTTATGATTAAAAAAGATATCAGATTGACCTTACCCAATCCCCATCGTAAAGAAATAGGGATTGATTTATTAAATCGGATACTGAAACAGGCCGGGATTCCAAAAAACAAATGGACAAATTTCCAATAA
- a CDS encoding ABC transporter substrate-binding protein, which produces MKKILFLLLLICFCRREEKTVVTFWHVMGGPLGRTLNEMIDDFNKAHPEGEVKSVHMGSYDALAQKLMGAVASNSPPVIAQMYESWTDQFFKAGVLYPLEEFIKDDEEFNLKDFYPVFIEDNIYDSVLVTLPFNKSIPVFYYNSDLLHSHDFDSFPEDWSRFRKLCEAIREEDIWPTSWPIDVWYFSTMLYQEGGSLYDVKTRTPLFNSPEGRRVLEYMVELVKDSLLYLNPGFQRQTEFLSGNVAVIPASVVSWVFMKDQVPFTMGVAPFPRGKKDATVIAGTNIGMFKKTTAAQKKLAWEFIKWFLTPENQMRWTGASYYLPTRQSVTRLESCKKFLDENPGYGKILEQLYFAGTEPRVKEWFTGRIYLNEALEEALRLERTPQQALDFAARRFLVELK; this is translated from the coding sequence ATGAAGAAAATTCTGTTTTTATTATTATTGATCTGTTTCTGCCGTAGAGAGGAGAAGACCGTTGTCACCTTCTGGCATGTTATGGGCGGACCGCTGGGCAGGACGCTCAATGAGATGATTGATGATTTCAATAAAGCACATCCAGAAGGTGAGGTCAAATCCGTACACATGGGTTCTTATGACGCCCTTGCCCAGAAGCTTATGGGAGCAGTGGCGTCGAACTCGCCGCCGGTTATCGCCCAGATGTATGAATCCTGGACAGATCAGTTCTTTAAAGCCGGCGTCTTATATCCACTGGAAGAATTCATAAAGGACGACGAAGAATTCAACCTGAAGGATTTCTATCCTGTCTTTATCGAAGATAATATTTATGATTCAGTGCTGGTGACACTGCCTTTTAACAAGAGTATCCCGGTATTTTACTACAACAGCGACCTTCTGCATTCACATGATTTCGACAGCTTTCCAGAGGACTGGAGTCGATTTCGCAAACTCTGTGAGGCAATAAGAGAAGAAGATATCTGGCCCACCTCCTGGCCGATTGATGTATGGTATTTTTCCACGATGCTCTATCAGGAAGGGGGGTCTTTATATGATGTAAAGACGAGAACACCGCTGTTCAATTCACCGGAAGGTAGAAGGGTGCTCGAATATATGGTTGAGCTGGTAAAAGACAGTCTCCTTTATCTAAACCCGGGATTTCAACGCCAGACAGAATTTCTTTCAGGTAATGTCGCTGTGATTCCGGCGTCGGTTGTATCCTGGGTGTTTATGAAGGACCAGGTACCTTTTACCATGGGGGTGGCGCCTTTTCCGCGGGGCAAGAAAGATGCTACGGTCATCGCCGGTACGAATATCGGAATGTTCAAAAAAACCACAGCGGCGCAGAAAAAACTTGCGTGGGAGTTCATAAAGTGGTTTTTAACACCGGAAAATCAGATGCGCTGGACCGGGGCGAGTTATTATCTTCCGACCCGTCAGAGTGTCACCCGGCTTGAATCCTGTAAGAAATTTCTTGATGAAAATCCTGGATATGGTAAGATCCTCGAGCAGCTGTACTTTGCCGGGACCGAACCACGGGTGAAAGAATGGTTCACGGGTCGTATCTATCTCAATGAGGCACTTGAAGAAGCCCTCCGCCTGGAGAGAACTCCGCAGCAGGCACTGGATTTCGCCGCCCGTAGATTCCTTGTTGAATTGAAGTAG
- the arcC gene encoding carbamate kinase has translation MKKAVIALGGNAIAATGKEDIHEQFANTRKSLAGIVELIEEGYNLAITHGNGPQVGNALLRVERTAQDIPGLPLGVIVADTEGGMGYMIEQCLQNRLHLLNIKRDVVTIVTQVIVDHDDPSIKAPTKFIGPFYTRKQAENLAINFNWIIKEDSGRGYRRVVPSPKPIRIVNRRIIRQLVDQGVIVIAAGGGGIPVYVEIDGTYEGIDAVIDKDRASAVLARDIKAQTLVILTNVEYVYLNYNKPSQKKLSYISIAEVKKYLAEGHFAPGSMQPKIEAAINFLENGGREVIITSLDRAKQAITGEAGTKIVK, from the coding sequence ATGAAAAAGGCGGTCATTGCTTTAGGCGGTAACGCGATTGCCGCAACAGGTAAAGAAGACATCCACGAGCAATTCGCCAACACGCGTAAGAGCCTCGCCGGCATCGTGGAACTCATTGAAGAAGGTTATAACCTTGCAATCACGCACGGCAACGGTCCCCAGGTCGGCAACGCCCTTTTACGTGTGGAAAGAACCGCACAGGATATTCCGGGTCTGCCTCTCGGCGTCATCGTCGCCGACACCGAAGGCGGAATGGGCTATATGATCGAACAGTGCCTGCAGAACAGACTCCATCTCCTTAACATAAAACGTGACGTTGTAACAATCGTCACTCAGGTCATTGTCGACCACGATGACCCCTCCATAAAAGCCCCTACAAAATTCATCGGTCCGTTCTATACCAGAAAACAGGCTGAAAATCTGGCGATAAATTTCAACTGGATAATAAAAGAGGATTCAGGCCGTGGTTATCGTCGGGTCGTCCCTTCACCAAAGCCCATAAGAATCGTGAATAGAAGAATCATCCGGCAGCTTGTCGACCAGGGTGTAATCGTTATTGCAGCAGGCGGCGGCGGCATCCCCGTCTATGTGGAAATCGACGGCACATACGAAGGTATTGATGCGGTAATCGATAAAGACCGTGCATCAGCGGTCCTCGCCCGGGACATCAAGGCACAAACACTCGTGATTTTAACCAATGTTGAATATGTATACTTGAATTACAACAAACCTTCCCAGAAAAAACTATCCTACATCTCCATTGCAGAGGTGAAAAAATATCTGGCTGAAGGCCATTTTGCACCGGGCAGCATGCAGCCCAAGATCGAAGCAGCGATAAATTTTCTGGAAAACGGAGGCAGAGAAGTAATCATCACCTCGCTGGACAGGGCGAAACAGGCGATCACCGGAGAAGCCGGCACAAAGATCGTAAAATAA
- a CDS encoding HEAT repeat domain-containing protein has protein sequence MKSVIFLLFLVNQGIDFEDLYNKATTLLVQFEAEKDSAFNKLVELGQDSLYGDTTIDFLVSKFDTKSAIERHRLKDIFKKIGTRGIKGIVKKIDYRGSDEEDRALKQSLWVLGEIGSEEIVEPVARFIKDKEWKIRSGAFTALGKAESRKAVPYIKEGLNDSIAVVRKSAYYALSRVAEEDDIPYLLRGLDDEFYGVRYAAVAGLVKIGEPALEPLLGSIGDNSLKDFFVFKTLSEIDGGKTKLDSYVKKGGPEIRLIIYEVCDDKDKLLLFLENEKQEILKNFLHKRISEL, from the coding sequence ATGAAGAGTGTTATTTTCCTTCTGTTCCTGGTAAATCAGGGTATTGATTTTGAAGACCTCTACAACAAGGCGACGACACTGCTTGTTCAGTTCGAGGCGGAAAAAGACTCGGCTTTCAATAAACTCGTGGAACTGGGACAGGATTCTTTATACGGCGATACCACGATCGATTTTCTGGTGAGTAAATTCGACACCAAATCCGCAATAGAACGGCACAGGTTGAAAGACATCTTCAAGAAAATCGGAACAAGGGGAATAAAAGGAATCGTCAAAAAGATTGACTATCGAGGGTCAGATGAAGAAGACCGGGCACTTAAACAATCACTATGGGTACTGGGAGAGATCGGCAGTGAGGAGATTGTGGAACCTGTAGCGCGTTTTATAAAGGACAAAGAATGGAAGATAAGATCAGGTGCTTTCACCGCCCTTGGTAAGGCCGAATCAAGAAAAGCGGTTCCTTATATCAAAGAAGGTCTTAATGATTCGATCGCCGTGGTACGGAAATCAGCGTACTATGCCTTGAGCCGTGTGGCAGAGGAAGACGATATACCGTACCTGCTCAGGGGACTGGATGATGAATTTTATGGTGTGCGTTATGCTGCGGTGGCAGGGCTTGTAAAGATCGGTGAACCGGCACTGGAACCGTTGCTTGGTTCAATAGGAGATAATTCACTGAAGGACTTTTTTGTCTTTAAAACGCTGTCGGAAATCGATGGCGGAAAGACAAAACTGGACAGTTATGTAAAAAAAGGTGGTCCGGAAATCAGACTTATAATATATGAAGTATGTGATGATAAAGATAAACTTCTGTTATTTCTGGAGAACGAGAAGCAAGAAATCCTTAAGAATTTCCTTCACAAAAGAATTTCTGAGCTGTAA